Proteins encoded by one window of Marixanthomonas sp. SCSIO 43207:
- a CDS encoding toxin-antitoxin system YwqK family antitoxin: MKIPFYILILVFFLSCKSIKIVSELESISKKTEMEFYENGFLKSIGQIDSDFLSKAARIGLWSEFYENGKLKETGEYKTDSYVNCCIAGPCDIIYSYKIGEWNYYHENGQLRAKGIYKIDKKHIETTCEGGDEINIGFLNENWKFYDKNGTEIKPTEKEIKELEEGGIVDEFDVMGK, translated from the coding sequence ATGAAAATACCGTTTTACATTCTAATTTTAGTTTTCTTTTTAAGTTGTAAATCGATAAAAATAGTTTCGGAATTGGAATCGATTTCTAAAAAGACGGAAATGGAATTTTATGAAAACGGATTTTTAAAAAGTATCGGACAAATTGACTCGGATTTTTTATCTAAAGCGGCTAGAATTGGATTATGGAGTGAGTTTTACGAGAATGGAAAACTCAAAGAAACTGGAGAATATAAAACTGACTCATATGTGAATTGCTGTATTGCTGGACCTTGTGATATAATTTACAGCTACAAAATTGGAGAATGGAATTATTATCACGAAAACGGACAATTAAGAGCCAAAGGAATTTACAAAATTGACAAAAAACACATTGAAACGACTTGCGAAGGTGGAGACGAAATAAACATTGGATTTCTAAATGAGAATTGGAAATTCTATGACAAAAACGGAACTGAAATAAAGCCGACTGAAAAGGAAATAAAAGAACTAGAGGAAGGTGGAATCGTGGACGAATTTGATGTAATGGGAAAATGA
- a CDS encoding dihydrofolate reductase family protein: protein MDRKNKVFIATSLDGYIADKNGGIDWLHSIPNPDNNDMGYVEFSNGIDALVMGRTTFETVISFDVPWPYTKPVFVLSNKLKEIPESHKGKAFLVKGTLIEILEQIHEKGHERLYIDGGTTIRNFLKENLIDEMVLTTIPILLGGGSSLFTELPNEQKYELIETKIYLNQIVQNHYKRKR from the coding sequence ATGGATAGAAAAAATAAAGTGTTTATAGCAACAAGTTTGGATGGCTATATCGCAGACAAAAATGGCGGAATTGATTGGTTACATTCTATTCCAAATCCAGACAACAATGATATGGGATATGTTGAATTCTCTAATGGAATTGATGCACTCGTTATGGGACGAACGACTTTTGAAACAGTAATCAGTTTTGATGTTCCTTGGCCTTACACCAAACCTGTTTTTGTGTTGAGCAATAAACTGAAAGAAATACCTGAATCTCATAAAGGTAAGGCATTTTTAGTCAAAGGAACTCTAATAGAAATTTTAGAGCAAATTCATGAAAAAGGACATGAAAGATTATATATTGATGGAGGAACAACAATTAGGAATTTCTTAAAGGAAAATTTGATTGATGAAATGGTTCTCACGACTATTCCGATTTTATTAGGTGGTGGTTCTTCCTTGTTTACTGAATTACCAAACGAGCAGAAATACGAACTGATTGAAACAAAAATCTATCTAAACCAAATAGTACAGAATCATTATAAGCGGAAAAGATAA
- a CDS encoding DUF6678 family protein, translated as MTKKSELYQIRKKEIRDSRIKETRNFIRSKSFSSLMNNHKWFQIFELIEEQQSEFELKTVRSFEIRKADSILELEKSSILIDNSGEFIEFLELEQITLKNTSELKSELNNLNVDFYEESDKIKIRGYSK; from the coding sequence ATGACTAAAAAGAGTGAATTATATCAAATTAGGAAAAAGGAAATACGAGATTCTCGAATTAAAGAGACTCGGAATTTCATACGCTCGAAATCGTTCAGTAGTTTAATGAATAATCATAAATGGTTTCAAATTTTTGAATTGATTGAAGAACAACAATCTGAATTTGAATTAAAAACTGTTCGGTCATTTGAAATCAGAAAAGCTGACTCAATTCTTGAACTTGAAAAAAGTTCGATTTTGATTGATAATTCTGGTGAATTCATTGAATTTTTAGAATTGGAGCAAATCACTCTCAAGAATACGTCGGAATTGAAATCTGAACTGAATAATCTGAACGTGGACTTTTATGAGGAATCAGATAAAATAAAAATACGCGGTTATAGTAAATAA
- a CDS encoding barstar family protein produces the protein MAYGKGTFISIIEDKNGKIRHRRKIFINGEFCETKEDFWNKYVTEIDSESGKLFGKNLDAFNDAITAEGPGFPGDCIIEIIGTKKLEKVFGKEDFDFIIGLLRDAEFVDLIIEKENME, from the coding sequence ATGGCTTATGGAAAAGGCACTTTTATTAGTATAATCGAAGATAAAAACGGAAAAATTCGACATCGAAGAAAGATTTTCATAAACGGAGAATTTTGCGAAACTAAAGAAGACTTTTGGAATAAATATGTAACGGAAATTGACTCTGAATCTGGAAAATTATTCGGAAAGAATCTTGACGCTTTTAATGACGCAATAACAGCGGAAGGACCTGGGTTTCCAGGAGATTGTATAATTGAAATTATCGGGACTAAAAAACTTGAAAAAGTATTTGGAAAAGAAGATTTTGACTTTATAATCGGACTATTGAGAGATGCAGAATTTGTTGACTTGATAATTGAAAAAGAAAATATGGAATAA
- a CDS encoding AraC family transcriptional regulator — MKNTKTYHPNYPLNQFIDVIWAGESDNYEIQAIHHAPLFTELIFNYGDSFSINGQNVVEFNFQNNQQILSGLKTKPFLTQISGKYLNVGLILKPFCYGLIAKQINSSRIGNLSEILFEQFLVKTKPDLKKIEIELFTLFQNSHLENDLIKFETYLNKNISEPKKIKDFNNLISITQKSFIQKFKNTFHITPNEYLRLKQVNHAIIKLKANKYKNLTSLGLDCGFYDQSHFIRTFKKYSGLTPKQFVKG, encoded by the coding sequence TTGAAAAACACGAAAACATATCATCCAAATTATCCGCTTAATCAATTCATAGATGTAATTTGGGCAGGCGAATCAGATAATTATGAAATTCAGGCAATTCATCATGCACCTTTGTTTACGGAATTGATTTTCAATTATGGCGACTCGTTTTCTATAAATGGGCAGAATGTTGTGGAATTTAATTTTCAGAACAATCAGCAAATATTATCAGGACTAAAAACAAAACCATTCCTTACACAAATTTCGGGCAAGTATCTTAACGTTGGACTCATTTTAAAACCGTTTTGTTATGGATTAATAGCAAAGCAAATTAACAGTTCAAGAATTGGAAATTTATCTGAAATCTTATTTGAACAGTTTCTTGTAAAAACAAAACCAGATTTAAAGAAAATTGAAATAGAATTATTTACATTATTTCAAAATTCCCACTTGGAAAATGATTTGATAAAATTTGAGACATATCTAAATAAAAATATATCTGAACCAAAGAAAATTAAGGATTTTAATAATTTAATTTCTATTACTCAAAAGAGTTTCATTCAAAAATTCAAGAATACTTTTCACATAACACCAAACGAATATTTAAGGTTAAAACAAGTCAATCACGCAATAATTAAACTTAAAGCCAATAAATATAAAAATCTCACAAGTTTAGGTCTTGACTGTGGCTTTTATGACCAATCACATTTTATAAGAACATTTAAAAAATATAGTGGATTAACACCAAAACAATTTGTGAAAGGGTAA